Below is a genomic region from Gemmatimonadota bacterium.
CGTTCCACCACGTGAAGACGGGATCGTAGCCGGCGTAGTGCTCGTACCAGCCGTTCAGGATGCTGGTGAGCCGGCCCAGCGTTTCGGCCGCGCGCAGGGCTACGACACGAGAGGGCGCGTCTTCCCCATCGCCCTCATCGCGCTCCCGGAGCCGGTCGCGGACCTCGTCGATGCGGTCGGGTAGCCCGGCTAGCAACTCCGCCGCCTCCTCCGACTGAACCGGCTGCCTGTCCCTGCGCCGCTCCTCGAGCGCCTCGATGGAGGACGCGAACGGCAGGAGCTCCTCCATCTGAGCGCGCAGCAACTCCTCGCGGTCGAGCTCGGCGCCCCGGTACCAGAGCTCGTTGCGCAGCATCTGGTAGTCGAGCCTGGCCTCCGTGCCCAGCGCGTCGTATGAGAGCGCGTCCAGCGACGCCTGCCACTCCGCGTAGAAGCGGCGGAAGCGTTCCCGGCGAGACTCCGAGTAGGGCACCGCCCAGCGCCTGCGGAGCGCGGCTCGGTCGTCCGAGTAGCGCTCGACGAGGGCGGCCAGTTCGCTCGTCTCGAACGCGATGAGGTCGGCGGCGGACAGGGCGTACACCGGAGGCTCCGACGCCGGTGCTGGATCCGAGGTGTCGCCTCCGGACGTTTGTGCCGACGCGAACGCCGGTGCGGCCAGGCCGATCATGAGAAGGGCGAAGAACCGCGCCGTTTGCGATGCCGGGGGAGCGATCCAACGACGCATGCGCGATTCCTTTCCTTGCGGGGATGCCTATGGGGGGTCAGCGGCACGGCACTGTCGAGGAACTCGACTTCCTGCTTAGACTGTTAGTAGTAAGGTAGTTGCGACGCCAGCGCGGGTCACGGAGGTCTTAGCCCGCTCCGCCGCAGGGAGTGTCCAGCTTGAGAAGTCCGCTTTCCAGTATCGCCATTCTCGGAATCATCGGCTTGCTGACCGGGTGCGATTCGCCCCTCGACCCTGATGCTCCGCTCGATGTCCGTGTGACTCCTGCCGTCGTATCGGTCGGGGCGCGGGACTCTGTCCAGCTCGAAGCAGTGGTCCTGAACGTCGCCGGCGGACCCAACTTCGGCGCTCGATTCGACTGGAGCAGCTCGGATCCTCAGGTCGCCGCCGTCGATCCGACCGGTCTCGTGACCGGCATCCAACCTGGGGATGTCGAGATCCAGGCCGAGCACGAGGGCAAGGTCGGGCGCGCATCGCTGACCGTACAGCCGCGCGGCTATGTGAGCTTCGCCGCATCCGGCTTCCACACCTGTGCGCTTACGTTCTCGTCGGAGGCCTACTGCTGGGGCTCGAATTCGAGCGGAAAGATGGGGAACGGCTCCAGCGTTGGCGTCAGGCCGGTCCCGGAGGCCGTGGTCGGCGAACTGAGGTTCGAGTCGATCATGGCAGGCCGCCACCATACCTGCGCCCTGACCAGCGAAGGTGCCGCGCACTGCTGGGGCTTCAATCGCGACGGCCAACTCGGCGTCGGCGACACGCTGGCGAGGACCGTACCGACCGAGGTGGCCGGCGGACTCTCCTTCTCAGACCTGAGCGGCGGTAGTTGGCATACGTGTGGCCTGACCGTCGAGGGACGCGTGTACTGCTGGGGGCAGAATG
It encodes:
- a CDS encoding DUF885 family protein, which produces MYALSAADLIAFETSELAALVERYSDDRAALRRRWAVPYSESRRERFRRFYAEWQASLDALSYDALGTEARLDYQMLRNELWYRGAELDREELLRAQMEELLPFASSIEALEERRRDRQPVQSEEAAELLAGLPDRIDEVRDRLRERDEGDGEDAPSRVVALRAAETLGRLTSILNGWYEHYAGYDPVFTWWNESPHEAAKEALEGYEKSLREEIVGAKDGEEPIVGDPIGADALAADLRHAMIVYTPAELIAIGERELAWGEARMLEASREMGFGDDWKAALEHVKTLHREPGEQTQLTRELAEEAVAFLK
- a CDS encoding Ig-like domain-containing protein, which gives rise to MRSPLSSIAILGIIGLLTGCDSPLDPDAPLDVRVTPAVVSVGARDSVQLEAVVLNVAGGPNFGARFDWSSSDPQVAAVDPTGLVTGIQPGDVEIQAEHEGKVGRASLTVQPRGYVSFAASGFHTCALTFSSEAYCWGSNSSGKMGNGSSVGVRPVPEAVVGELRFESIMAGRHHTCALTSEGAAHCWGFNRDGQLGVGDTLARTVPTEVAGGLSFSDLSGGSWHTCGLTVEGRVYCWGQNASSQLGLGEGLHGSAQLAPATVATEVRFASIDAGHDTTCGLTAEGVGYCWGRGALGAEGDSLDGDAWISYTPVEIPGVRLSEIRPGGYVRSLEDPPVASFACGLGVGGALYCWQSSDWAGVGVEPVVIAPGPFEAASLFGERVCTLDGTGEVECRSPLAWSQPDLPAGELRFVTLGVGLDHVCGAVENGLAYCWGLSEHGQLGDGVRVHLEPMPPVQVIEPE